GCGCTGATTTGTGCGCCGCAACCTGCGACTCTGCGGGAATTGCGGACGCTCTTCAATGATGCGTTGGGTGCGGACACCATCAAGCAGCTGTTGCTCGACCTGCAACAGGACTGGGCATCGCGGGGGGTGGAGCTCGTCCAGGTGGCTTCGGGATGGCGCTTCCAGAGCCGGCCTGAAATGCGCGAGTATCTGGATCGGCTGCACCCCGAGAAGCCTCCGCGCTACACCCGGGCGACACTTGAGACGCTGGCGATCATCGCGTATCGGCAACCTGTCACGCGCGGGGATATCGAAGAGATCCGTGGGGTCACCGTCAACAGCCTGATCCTCAAGCAACTGGAGGACCGTGGCTGGGTGGAGGTGATAGGGCATCGGGAAACCGTCGGTCGCCCAGCCTTGTTTGCTACGACGCGTCAGTTCCTGGACGATCTGGGGCTGAAATCTCTGGATGAGCTTCCCTTGCTTGAGAGCCCTGCCATGCAGGCGGGGGTACTCGAAGCCTTGGAAAAAGTGACGGCGCCGGAAGTCGATCTTCAGATTGGAGCAGCGGAGAGCCCGGCCGAAGAAACATTAACGGGGGCGGAAGGGCAGGTTGCCGTCTCCCCCGCAAACGAGGAGGCCCTCGATGCCTCCGGAAACCAGTTGACGAATGCCGATGGCGAGTCTGGGCATCTTCGCTCCGAACCGTCGGACCCCTCCGAAAGCACGCCATGAACGCATCCTCGCCAGACAACGCCAACATACCACCCGATTCCGCCGGTGAAGCAGGAGCCTCTCTTCCTGAGAGAAAGTCTGCGCGGCGTCCCGGTCGTAAAGGCGCGGCAGGTGGTGGCGCGCCGGTAACGTCTCCTGCCCGTTTGTCCGACTCTGACAGTCTGCTTCAGGGGCAAGGTGTTTCTTCGGCCCGAGAGGAGGGGGCTGGGAAGGGCAACCCGGTGGCAATCGACGCGCCGGCCGCACCTCAAAACCCTGCTTCTAACAAATCGCGCAAACCCAAGGGGCATCAATCCCAGGGCGGGGTCGACGGCTATCGTTTCGATGATGTGATTTCCGGGCAGTTGGACGCTGACGAAGAGCGTGCCGATGTCGCCCCTGCCAAGCGGGTGTTGCCTCCGCAGGTGGAGATGCCGAAATTGCACAAGGTGCTGGCGCAGGCAGGCCTGGGGTCTCGGTTGGAGATGGAGCAGCTCATCCTTGAAGGGCGTATCTCGGTCAACAACGAACCTGCACACATCGGCCAGCGCGTGCAATTCGGGGATCAGGTCAAGGTCAACGGCCGTCCGATTCGCTACCGGATCGATCCTCCGCCTGCGCGTGTCATCGCCTACCACAAGCCCGTGGGGGAGGTTGTCACGCACGACGATCCGCAGAACAGGCCCACGGTGTTCAGGAAGCTGCCACGCCTCATGCACGGCAAGTGGCAATCGGTGGGGCGACTGGACTTGAATACGGAAGGGCTACTGCTTTTCACCAGTGCGGGCGAATTGGCCAACAACCTCATGCATCCCCGGTTCGGCCTGGAGCGTGAATATGCCGTGCGGGTTCTGGGTGCATTGAACAAGGAAGAAAAGCAGCGGCTCCTCGATGGTGTCCAACTCGACGATGGAATGGCGGCGTTCGGTTCCATCGAGGACGGTGGTGGCGAGGGCTCGAATTGCTGGTATCGCGTCACTATTTCGGAAGGGCGCAATCGCGAAGTCCGGCGCATGTTCGAGGCGGTAGGACACGCCGTGAGCCGTCTCATTCGCATTCGGTACGGTTCCATGATGTTGCCGCGGGGTCTCAAACGTGGCGCTTGGTTGGAATTGGACGAGCGAGATATTCGCGCATTGGTGCAGGCCGCTGGCGCTGACATGCCGCGCCCCGCCGCTGCACCTGCAACGGACCGTAGAGGCGGGAGCACGCGCGGAAATCAGAGCCCCGCTGCGGGCAGGCGTGGTTCAGGCAACACGACACAACGTGGCGGCAAGGAATTCGGCGATTCGGCTTCGGTTGGCCGTGGTCAGCGACCGGCACCTTCTGCTCAGCCTGACCCGATGAAAACATCGGTGGGCTATATCGGGGGCGACAGCCTGTCACGCCATCGGCAAGAGCAGAAGCAAAAACAGAAGCGCAATGGCATCAATCGGCGTGGAAGCCGGTGACATTGCCTTGCCACATTGTGGATAAGGCCGCCGATTAGAATCGAGGGCTTTGTCTATCTGACAAAAAATATTTCTCATCATCAAGGAAAACACCATGGCTATCGAACGCACTCTTTCCATCATCAAGCCTGACGCAGTGGCCAAGAACGTGATCGGCCAGATCTACGCCCGCTTTGAAGCCGCTGGTCTCAAGGTCGCGGCAGCTCGCATGGCCCACCTTTCGCGCCAGGAAGCCGAGCAGTTCTACGCAGTTCACAAAGAGCGCCCTTTCTTCAAGGACCTGGTGGATTTCATGATTTCCGGCCCCGTGATGATCCAGGTGCTCGAAGGCGAAAACGCCATCCTGAAGAACCGCGAATTGATGGGTGCCACGGATCCCAAGAAGGCTGCTCCTGGCACCATTCGCGCTGACTTCGCTGACAGCATCGATGCCAATGCCGTGCACGGCTCGGATGCCCCTGAAACGGCCCAGGGCGAAGTTTCGTTCTTCTTCGCTGGCCTGAACATCTACGCTCGCTGAGCCTTCGCTGCAAGCGGTGCCGGATCTCTTGCACCGCTTGCCGGCCTCGGCACAAGCATCTTTGCCCCCATGACCACCAATCTCCTCGACTTTGATCTGGACGGGCTTGCTGCGTTTTGCGAGCAACTCGGGGAGAAGCGCTTTCGTGCGACTCAGCTGTTTCGCTGGATCCATCAGCGAGGTGCCAGCGACTTCGCTCAAATGAGCGATTTGGCGAAGTCGCTGCGCGAAAAGCTGGAAGGCTGTGCCCATGTGGCGGCCCTTCCAGTGATCAGCGAGCATGTCTCGTCTGATGGCACGATCAAGTGGCTTTTTGATGTAGGGGATGGCAATGCGGTGGAATCCGTGTTCATTCCGGAAGATGACCGCGGCACGCTGTGTATTTCATCCCAGGCAGGTTGTGCGGTGGGATGCCGCTTCTGCTCGACGGGGCATCAGGGCTTCAGCCGCAATCTCACCAGTGGCGAGATCGTTGCCCAGTTGTGGTTTGCTGAGCACACCCTGCGTGCCCGTCTGAGAAGCCAGGATCGGGTAATTTCCAACGTGGTCATGATGGGCATGGGCGAGCCACTGCAGAACTACTCTGCGCTGGTGCCTGCTCTGCGCACCATGCTCGACGACCATGGTTACGGCCTCTCCCGCAGGCGGGTGACGGTATCCACCTCAGGTGTCGTCCCGATGATGGATCGTTTGTCGCAGGATTGCGCCGTTGCATTGGCGGTATCCCTGCATGCTCCTAACGATGCTCTGCGAGATCAACTGGTCCCACTCAATCGTAAATATCCGCTGAGCGAATTGATCAGCGCATGTGTTCGCTATCTCGACCATGCCCCACGGGACTTCATCACCTTTGAGTACTGCATGCTCGACGGGGTCAATGACCAGCCGGAGCATGCGAGGCAACTGATTGAGCTTGTGCAGCCTCGGGGAGCTGCGGGTGTCCGTTGCAAGTTCAACCTTATTCCTTTCAACCCGTTTCCAGCCTCCGGATTGCACAGATCCAGCGCACAACAGGTAGCGGTTTTCGCTAAATTGCTGAGCGATGCGGGTATCGTGACGACGGTGCGAAAAACGCGCGGTGATGACATCGATGCGGCTTGTGGGCAGCTTGCGGGCGATGTGAAAGACCGAACGAGGGCTGTCGAGCGCATGGCCAGACAGCGCACCATCGTGCTCAAACCGGTGGCTTAGGCTGCCCCTCCGGAGGCTTTAGATGACGGAACCTCGCTCGCTTTGGTGGTATGCCAGTCGCTGCGCTTTTATGGCATTTGGTGCGTTGTCCTTCGCCGTGATTCTGGGCGGATGCGCGACCTCCCCTGGGGCGGGTGGCAGTACCACAGCGGTAAACCCTGAGGCCGATCCATCGTCCGAAGCTGCGGATCTGCGCCGTCGAGCGCGTATCCGGTTGGAGTTGGCCGCCAACTATCTCGAGATGGGACAGACTTCCGTTGCTCTTGATGAAGTCAGACAGGCCATTGCAACCGATCCTTCATTTGGCGACGCCTACAACCTGCGTGGCCTCGTTTACATGCGGCTGGGTGATTGGGCTGCTGCGGATGAGAATTTTCGGCGCGCGTTGACCATCAGCCCGTCCGAGCCCTATTTGTTGCACAACTATGGCTGGCTGCGATGCCAACAGCAAAACTATGCTGAAGCCAACCAGTTTTTCGAACGCGCATTGGCGGTTCCAGCCTATACAGCCCGGGCCAAAACGCTCATGACGCAGGGATTGTGTCAAGAGCGAGCTGGCCAGGTTGCCGATGCAGAAAAGACACTGGTCAAGGCTTATGAGTTGGATGCCGGCAATCCTGTGGTGGGCTACAACCTTGCATCGATGGCATTTCGCCGGGGAGATGCTCAACGCGCCCAGTTTTACAGCCGGCGCCTCAACAACAGCGAGTTGGCGAATGCCGAGTCGCTCTGGCTCGGTATCAAGATAGAGCGCGCTCTGGGCAATGCTGCAGGAATGCGCCAATTGGGCGAGCAACTGCATAAGCGGTTTCCCGATTCCAAAGAAGTACTCGCATTCGACCGAGGGGCATTCAATGAGTGAGCCGGTGGCGCAAGAATCGCAACCCATGAGCGCAGAGATGGACCGTGCGTTGGCCGATGCTGTTAGAGCAGGCGAAATCATGCGCCATGGGCGAGAGCAGACAGGTATGCATGTTGCGGCCTTGGCGGTTGCTCTCAAGGTGCCCGTACACAAATTAGAGTCGCTTGAATCTGGGCACCTTGAAGTATTTCCGGATGCAGTATTCGTGCGTGCTCTGGCCTCCAGCGTATGCCGGACGCTCAAGATCGACCCAGCCCCCGTTCTTGCTTTGCTGCCGCAAAACCCTACGCCACGCCTGTCTTCGCACGACGGTATCAACGCATCATTCAAGCCTGGGGCAACGAAACTTGCCTCGTCTTCGTCGGGCCCAGGATCTCGCAAGGTTGCTGTTACGGTACTGATACTGCTGGTTGCTGCGGT
The DNA window shown above is from Acidovorax sp. NCPPB 4044 and carries:
- the rlmN gene encoding 23S rRNA (adenine(2503)-C(2))-methyltransferase RlmN — its product is MTTNLLDFDLDGLAAFCEQLGEKRFRATQLFRWIHQRGASDFAQMSDLAKSLREKLEGCAHVAALPVISEHVSSDGTIKWLFDVGDGNAVESVFIPEDDRGTLCISSQAGCAVGCRFCSTGHQGFSRNLTSGEIVAQLWFAEHTLRARLRSQDRVISNVVMMGMGEPLQNYSALVPALRTMLDDHGYGLSRRRVTVSTSGVVPMMDRLSQDCAVALAVSLHAPNDALRDQLVPLNRKYPLSELISACVRYLDHAPRDFITFEYCMLDGVNDQPEHARQLIELVQPRGAAGVRCKFNLIPFNPFPASGLHRSSAQQVAVFAKLLSDAGIVTTVRKTRGDDIDAACGQLAGDVKDRTRAVERMARQRTIVLKPVA
- the ndk gene encoding nucleoside-diphosphate kinase, with product MAIERTLSIIKPDAVAKNVIGQIYARFEAAGLKVAAARMAHLSRQEAEQFYAVHKERPFFKDLVDFMISGPVMIQVLEGENAILKNRELMGATDPKKAAPGTIRADFADSIDANAVHGSDAPETAQGEVSFFFAGLNIYAR
- a CDS encoding pseudouridine synthase, translating into MNASSPDNANIPPDSAGEAGASLPERKSARRPGRKGAAGGGAPVTSPARLSDSDSLLQGQGVSSAREEGAGKGNPVAIDAPAAPQNPASNKSRKPKGHQSQGGVDGYRFDDVISGQLDADEERADVAPAKRVLPPQVEMPKLHKVLAQAGLGSRLEMEQLILEGRISVNNEPAHIGQRVQFGDQVKVNGRPIRYRIDPPPARVIAYHKPVGEVVTHDDPQNRPTVFRKLPRLMHGKWQSVGRLDLNTEGLLLFTSAGELANNLMHPRFGLEREYAVRVLGALNKEEKQRLLDGVQLDDGMAAFGSIEDGGGEGSNCWYRVTISEGRNREVRRMFEAVGHAVSRLIRIRYGSMMLPRGLKRGAWLELDERDIRALVQAAGADMPRPAAAPATDRRGGSTRGNQSPAAGRRGSGNTTQRGGKEFGDSASVGRGQRPAPSAQPDPMKTSVGYIGGDSLSRHRQEQKQKQKRNGINRRGSR
- the pilW gene encoding type IV pilus biogenesis/stability protein PilW, producing the protein MTEPRSLWWYASRCAFMAFGALSFAVILGGCATSPGAGGSTTAVNPEADPSSEAADLRRRARIRLELAANYLEMGQTSVALDEVRQAIATDPSFGDAYNLRGLVYMRLGDWAAADENFRRALTISPSEPYLLHNYGWLRCQQQNYAEANQFFERALAVPAYTARAKTLMTQGLCQERAGQVADAEKTLVKAYELDAGNPVVGYNLASMAFRRGDAQRAQFYSRRLNNSELANAESLWLGIKIERALGNAAGMRQLGEQLHKRFPDSKEVLAFDRGAFNE
- the scpB gene encoding SMC-Scp complex subunit ScpB, producing the protein MNTVDAKRVLETALICAPQPATLRELRTLFNDALGADTIKQLLLDLQQDWASRGVELVQVASGWRFQSRPEMREYLDRLHPEKPPRYTRATLETLAIIAYRQPVTRGDIEEIRGVTVNSLILKQLEDRGWVEVIGHRETVGRPALFATTRQFLDDLGLKSLDELPLLESPAMQAGVLEALEKVTAPEVDLQIGAAESPAEETLTGAEGQVAVSPANEEALDASGNQLTNADGESGHLRSEPSDPSESTP